One genomic window of Magnolia sinica isolate HGM2019 chromosome 3, MsV1, whole genome shotgun sequence includes the following:
- the LOC131238925 gene encoding uncharacterized protein LOC131238925, producing MKERCKNEEMPDWRAGSDGGLQYQGRVCISNEAKIRKGVMVEAHHSKLAIYPGSTKMYNDVKRQYWWSNMKRDIAEFVAKCMGNWDDHLALTESAYNNSYQSNIGMTLYEALFDRPYWAPRCWAEIREKSLLGPELVQATTQGLMRFGQKGKQAPRFIGPFEVLDRVGAVAYRLALPTALAGIHNIFQISMLKKYTPNELHVVSWEQIKLTDNASYPEEPIHILDHKEQVLRTKTIPLVKVLW from the exons atgaaagaaaggtgTAAGAATGAAGAGATGCCCGACTGGAGGGCTGGTAGTGATGGCGGTCTTCAGTATCAGGGGCGAGTGTGCATTTCAAATGAAGCCAAAATAAGGAAGGGAGTGATGGTAGAAGCCCACCATTCCAAATTAGCTATCTACCCAGGAAGCACTAAGATGTACAACGATGTTAAACGGCAGTACTGGTGGAGCAATATGAAGAGGGACATCGCCGAATTTGTGGCGAAATGCATG GGCAACTGGGATGATCACCTAGCACTGACAGAATCTGCATACAATAATAGTTACCAGTCCAACATAGGCATGACACTTTATGAGGCTCTTTTTGATCGCCCTTACTGGGCCCCTCGATGCTGGGCAGAAATTAGAGAAAAAAGCTTGTTAGGTCCCGAGTTGGTTCAGGCTACTACTCAG GGTCTGATGAGGTTCGGACAGAAAGGGAAGCAAGCACCAcgtttcattggaccttttgaggtTTTGGATCGCGTGGGAGCTGTAGCATATCGCCTTGCACTACCTACTGCATTGGCCGGTATTCACAACATCTTTCAAATATCCATGCTGAAGAAGTATACACCAAACGAGTTGCATGTAGTTAGCTGGGAGCAGATCAAGCTAACAGATAACGCCTCTTACCCCGAGGAACCAATTCATATCTTGGACCACAAGGAGCAGGTCTTACGGACAAAGACTATACCTTTGGTCAAGGTCCTTTGGTAA